The sequence ACTTTCACATTTCCAATACACCTCATCAATACACCTATTAAAACTAAAATGTTAAACCAAATGGGTTGTCCAAACTTCAAAGTGTCCCCAACATTGATTGAACTTAGTTATTGTATTAAACTACACAAtttctacttatcaaaaaaaattaaactacaCAATTTCTATCAAACATTCCAGGAAAAATCAAGGAAAATCACATCAGCAGTTTGATGAAATGGAAAATAAGAGCAATTGGAATTAGTGGATGTCTATCCTTGATGGCTAGGCAGACAACACTACAATTGAAGAACCTCTAATGGGACTTCATATAGTAATATTGCTAAACCTTCACCATTTAGATTCTGTGAAGTGTATATAACAATGTTAATAACTTCATATAGAGCATGTAAGCTGCATGATAATTATCAAGTATCTTTCCCAAAGCAAGAGAAAAAATCCATTTGTATAAAATTGGCTTACCGCAAACTAGGATCTAAAGAGGAGAgaaaattcatataaattttttacaattgtctTACCTGTGAAGCAACAAGATGGATATTCCCAAGACTtcaataaaatcataaattaacTCAAATTAATCATTCTAAGGACACAATTATTGTACAGAAAAGATAGATCAAGAGGAACACGTTACAGCAAAGCACACATTTTCATGCTTATTATTGGACATCGGGGATTTTACTCTTATTCATAAATAAGGAAGATCAGGATGAACCACTAAAGCTAACCTCAGCACCTTTCCCACCTATTGCTGCAAGCAAACATTGGAAGCCGCATGACTCCAGCTCCGCAATTACCTTATCAACAACTGTTCCTGATAGCACTGATTCATGTGGTTAAGGAAGCATctgaataacaaaattttagataaagCATATCAATAATTTTGCAACGTCCTGACATTATTCAGAAAATCCAAAAGTTACTAATTTTGTTCAGATGTAAAAGTTGAACAGATGAAGTTTCTCCACGCTAAtgtattttagatttttatgaataaaagaCTCATATAGAATTATATAGGTGTtaccaatgagctctagctcaaatgacaGAACCTCCCTAGTAAGAACAAGGAGGAGGTGAAGTTGCAAGTTGAATTCCTATCTAGTGTGTGGAAGttaccaataaaacaaaaaaagaacaaagaatagaatTATTGCTTCTATGGGTAATAAATTCTAttcaaagtaaaaattttaacacataCGATGGCTATAAATCATCCTCTcatcaaattataataagagTTTAAAAGAACAGTGAAATCCAAGAAAGACTAACTATGAGAATTTCCAAAAGCATGCAACTAGTTATACAGAGAACAAAAGGCCTGATGCAAAGCCAATTGAGATCCATGTGCAACTTACACAAAGGCCAGATGCAAAGCCAAATACTACGAATGCATTCTAGCTCAAATGACACCACCTTTCTCTATAAAGATAGGGTGGAGGGTGAAGTCATGGGTTCAAAACCCACCCAGAGCCAAATCCCATGGGGCCCTCTCCTATATATAATTAGCTCCTCatagtaataaaataacttCAATTTCTTCTAAGACTGAAATGGTACAACATCCAAGTAAAGCTTGACTGAAATGCTTTTGAAAGTAATGAAACCATGCAGTTTCTGATTAACCTCTATCTGACAGTAATAAGGTTTCCACAGCCCCCACccctcctctctttttttctcttctgcccccaccaccacaaaaaaaatctttcccAAGTTCTCTGTGGATGAACTTGGTGCCATTCCTGGCACAGAAGGCCAATGACAACTCCAAATATATATGGGTGCAAGTTGAGAGCTACATAGGAGGAGAGGATAACTGGAACACAAGAAAATATGAGGCATTGTTCTTGTAGTATATAACCCTCCCCCGCTGGAGAATTTCTAGTACAGAAATTCTTTTTCCTACAaaagtttatattattatatcatGGAAACTGATGAGGTCCAATCACCATAGCTATATATCTACACCACGACTTCCACAGCCAACCAATAATATAATGGAATCTAAAACAGGCATTCACAATGTACTAAACATAAGAACCTGTAGAagaaaaaataggaaattaaaatccttgaaattaaaatatataaacagCACGAGGAAATGGATACGGGTTGGCAACAGCGTCAGAACACAGCCTCCACCCCCAGCTCCTGTCAATTTGGAAGCTAACTTGTACTTCAATGTTGTCCTAAGAACAGTTTCTATTGAAGCATGGCTGACTCCCATACACTGGAGAAGACCTTGATTCATTTCAATTAACTCTTCTATCTTCTCTTCCTTCTCTGTTATGGAGAGCTCATCAGGGGCTGGTGACTGGATAATGGTAGACAATTCGTTGCTGATAGAATCAACTGCATTAAACACCAAACTCATGGCATCTGGGTGCCTTATGGTCCTCTCTGAAACACCAGCAACTAATGCCTTTGTATTCCTCCCAACCTTGGTGTTGGTAATGAGCATTTTGAGTGGCATATTGGACTTGATGAGTGTCAAATTACCAGACCTAAATTTGATCATGTTGCCTGTTGCATTCAAATTTAAAGCAAATTCAAATGCAGTGACCTTCTTGTGTTTGGGAGATAAAGGAAACAGCATACTGTATGGTGAAGTTGACAAACATATTAACACAAAGTAGTTCTCCCTTTTCTTcccttgttttattttttagcagGAGGTGCATACATGGAGGAAATGGATATGAAATGtactaaattattgaaaatttctACACTGTGTACAAGTTTAATGTGTGCGTGCAGGTCATTAATATTGTGTAGATAACACATGATTTATTCAAGTAACTCAACAACAATTTCTGCATAGATTATATAATGATGAATATCATACGAGAATGTATGACTCCCATTCCACAAAACAGGTTGATTCACTTCCACTCATATTCAATATTGAATTCATTCTCCCTTCCAcaagtagatttttcaaattacCACTACTTTTACAACTCTTTCATATTACCATCAATAAAGTAAAATACTTACTTCTAAGCAGGCACAAAGTGAGATGAAAATACTACTCAGAATGATGAGCAACAGGGAAAAGACACTTCTTAGGCACAAAACGTCGATTAAAAAAGGATAGATTTGTCTAGCACAGCTCACAAGATCACATACCATATGTGCTGACTGTGTTGTCAAGTCCAGATGGCTTTCCATGGATTATCTTTTCACCTTCAAAAGCCCATTTATTTAGCAATTCGAGCTCACTTTCCCCAAATGCTGACCACCCCTGCTGGCTCATATCCAAACTCACTGAATCCGAGAAAGAAAGCAGAGCAGCTGAGAGTGCAACACAGAATGCAGCGGATGAACCCAAGCCTGAACCCAAAGGAAGCTCAGAGGTGACAACCACCGTAGCAGGCTTAAATCtgatatgtaaaataaataaataaataaaaataaaaagaagaagaagtcagaAATAGATTGCTAAGAAAAGAATATTGAAAAATGCAACCATTAATGGAAGCATACCCATGGATACAGGAGTATAGCCAAAGAAAAGCTGAAACTCCAGAAGCAAGTCCAATGTTTGCTTCTGGAATATTTTGTTCTTCAACTAGTGCTGCAATTGATTTCATGGTCTCTATTGAGCAAGAGGTGGGTTTTGAAGAAAGCAAACTTCCTGCTTCAGGTAGTGCATCTTTGATTCTAGCAACTGGCCATGAAAATTCTAATGCCAAATCCTTGAGTTGGAGTCTTAGAAATTCATCATTGTCTATGaataaaagcacaaaaaatCAGTGACAGATTCATCTGAGAACCTGAAGAGAAATGAAATAGAATTTTGCCagaataaaaagataaaagaagtgCAAATTTGTAGAAATCTCAAAAAGACCATCAcatatttcataaatttaatttgGTCCCTAGCTCTTCAATGAATGTTGTGAggataaaattcttttgaactAGTGTATTAATAAACATTGAGCTGCTAATGTCCACTGGTCCGTACCTTTTCTTCTCTCTGTAAAgatttaccctttttttatttttataagtctCTGTAAAGATTTACCTACTTTATTATTGTGTATCTTTTGCCTTCTAAAAGAAATGCCATAACAAAACGCTGTATCACACCCACGCACTGAGGGAGAGGAAGATCACAAATGATCAAAAGGGTAAGCAACAATCAACAattcaacccaaaaataaaaaccttaataAATGGTAAGCAATTATAGTATGTCTATCCAAATCAACAATACATCGAAAACCAGTAACGTTTTTCACGTGGTCAACACAGTTGAAACATAGAATCACTCATCATCAGTTTCATCAAATCTGTCTCTCAGCGTTTGATTggttaagactttttttttttaaagaaaaagtctttctttctttctttcttttttattaaaaaaaaaattgttgaatttgTTGATAAGCTGAgaaagttgtataggttggaaCCTGGAACAGACATCAATGAGCACTTTCCACAAACAAAGCAGTTCAACAAAACCCAATTTaatccaaatcccaaaatcacaAATCCTAAGCACagtaacacacacacagaaaagGCACAAATGCTCAAAAGGGTATATTCCAATCAAGAAACTAAACCCAAAGCAAACAATCACAGCAACATAACGcagcacacacacatcacaaaACCACAAAAGCTCAAAAGGGTATCCTCTGATCACCATTTCAACCAATACCCAATTCAACTCAGGCCCAAATCTCCCATCTTTGTGCCAATTCAGCACAAGCCCACATCACAAAcatccaaaacaaaacaaccacagcaaataaatagtaacaaaaagagAGCCacagagagagtgtgtgtgtgtgtgtaccaGAGGGAGTGGGAAATCGAAGAGAAACATAGGTGTAGAGGTTAAGGGAAGCAGCCACCGCCGTGGATCCGTGAACCACAGCATGCTCTCCGGCCAGTATGATTTTCCCTGGAGCTCTAGCTTtcacttccattttttttttttttaattaataaaagaaaacactAAATTTTCACCAAATATTTTTCTGCTAAATTTTGGTGCTGCTCCTTAAATTCTTGTTACTCTCTCCGTATGTTCATTAAATGTTGAGAATGTACGTGGAAGTTCATTAATAGTGAAAGAGACTGACTTAGAGAGCACTTTTTTCATTGAATCGGCGGAGTGAACAATAATAgtatcaattttatatttttatatagtgCAAAAGTACTATAGAGTATAGACCAAAAaaatggttgttgttgttgtttttctgCTTAAAGTTATAGATGTGTTTGGTTTGGTAAATTGTCCACCTAAGTTATGGCGCGTGGAAAATGAGGTACCAATTCAGCTAACtaataaaagtttgaaataCACAATGTACTGAAGCCTGAAGGATGATAAATCATGAGTGTCACGAATCCTAGATATTATAGTCCTTTATCcatcattcaaaaaaataataataataattgttaaaCAGgctcaacaaatttaaataagtGAGTCTTTTTAGATAAGAAGTCTAAAAAAGATAATTTCTTAAAGAAAATGTCTTTTTTAGATGAGATGAATTATTGGATGAATTACATAGTCATCATAGTGGATCATATTACTTATTTATCAATCTATTAAAAGACTcttacttatttaaaatttttaaatctggttaacattttttttatcataagctaactcaacaattttaaacaaatggaagttttttagtaaaatagtgGACAAATGACGTGGTCCACCATAAGAACTGTATAATTCCTCCCATCCTTATCTTAAACAGTTATGAACTTCCACTTCTATCACATTAGTTTAGGTATGATCTCTTGTCTTTCTCCCACTCATTTGTCAAAAGTTTGGAGGATGAGGTGAGATTTTAGCCCCGCCCCACCCTGTGTTGATAAAGGATATAATTCTAAATTTTGCATGCCCTAAATTTCtgttatttaaataaacaaatcaacaatACCTTATTTAAATGCGTGGGATattaagatttttgtttttgtttaatattgtcttgttaaacacttggataatattattcaatttttgctaaaaattaatttaatttaataggataaatttaattgtaatttcaagtatatttaaattaatgaaataggttttattaaaaaaatatataatagttgCGCGacaaattaactcaaaatagaattttacaAGGCGGGAATGGAGCAAAGAAGTTTTTCTCGTCATACGAGAAGAGGCAAGGCAACGATATGGTAAGACAAAACCATGCGGGGCGGGATGAAATCCCATCCTTAGTCTCCGCACCTCCCATTTTTATCCCTACTAATTCCCCattactatcaaattatcaggaaaaaaaattctcacttgCTAACTCATAAGTGTAAATTTAAATGAGTTTATTTTAGTTaccttatttttgtttaatgtttCTAGGGGGAAAAAGACTTTTGAATATGTACATGAACGGACACcttgaaactaaaacaaacaaGCACTAAATCACATTATTCCCATCCTATCccataaacaaaattttgaataaaaattaataatttaacaaatattcaaattttagttggcaagaaaattatagaattaaatttttttggtgaagaatatagaatataaatttaattgtaaaaaaaattgaactagaggattcaatttttttttctttttttttgtttttaattttcatacgagagagagagagagagagagagagaacatgtgCCCTTTTGATAGGTAGTCACCCTCATATGGATCAGTGAATGTGAGCATGAGAACCTAGAACCACAttataattaattcaattagtaaaattttttgttatcaaataaGGTTTGAATCTTGCCTATACTAAAAAGAAATTAGTATATTAACTTGATGATATAGAAAAAGTAATCATGAAATTG comes from Castanea sativa cultivar Marrone di Chiusa Pesio chromosome 3, ASM4071231v1 and encodes:
- the LOC142628055 gene encoding mevalonate kinase isoform X1 codes for the protein MEVKARAPGKIILAGEHAVVHGSTAVAASLNLYTYVSLRFPTPSDNDEFLRLQLKDLALEFSWPVARIKDALPEAGSLLSSKPTSCSIETMKSIAALVEEQNIPEANIGLASGVSAFLWLYSCIHGFKPATVVVTSELPLGSGLGSSAAFCVALSAALLSFSDSVSLDMSQQGWSAFGESELELLNKWAFEGEKIIHGKPSGLDNTVSTYGNMIKFRSGNLTLIKSNMPLKMLITNTKVGRNTKALVAGVSERTIRHPDAMSLVFNAVDSISNELSTIIQSPAPDELSITEKEEKIEELIEMNQGLLQCMGVSHASIETVLRTTLKYKLASKLTGAGGGGCVLTLLPTLLSGTVVDKVIAELESCGFQCLLAAIGGKGAEVSFSGSS
- the LOC142628055 gene encoding mevalonate kinase isoform X2; this encodes MEVKARAPGKIILAGEHAVVHGSTAVAASLNLYTYVSLRFPTPSDNDEFLRLQLKDLALEFSWPVARIKDALPEAGSLLSSKPTSCSIETMKSIAALVEEQNIPEANIGLASGVSAFLWLYSCIHGFKPATVVVTSELPLGSGLGSSAAFCVALSAALLSFSDSVSLDMSQQGWSAFGESELELLNKWAFEGEKIIHGKPSGLDNTVSTYGNMIKFRSGNLTLIKSNMPLKMLITNTKVGRNTKALVAGVSERTIRHPDAMSLVFNAVDSISNELSTIIQSPAPDELSITEKEEKIEELIEMNQGLLQCMGVSHASIETVLRTTLKYKLASKLTGAGGGGCVLTLLPTRIHFLVLCFLNHMNQCYQEQLLIR